In bacterium, one DNA window encodes the following:
- a CDS encoding phosphoribosylformylglycinamidine synthase subunit PurS, whose amino-acid sequence MEKQCEIIELKYNMKKNIFLIEIYNKTDIPDVFGIDVMKNIMGTGISEIDGITTAELYRFEGDISLKEIKKIAEDVLVDSVIQEYKIRKYGDTVRKDAFNFIVDVFYKKGVTDAVAETVAVAVKDAGIKKDLKISTGKRYYIKGSLTKEKIELMCEKVLANRLVHDYSIELVNGEN is encoded by the coding sequence ATGGAAAAACAGTGTGAGATTATTGAACTTAAATATAATATGAAAAAGAATATATTCCTTATAGAGATATATAATAAAACTGATATTCCAGATGTCTTCGGGATAGATGTTATGAAAAATATTATGGGGACAGGGATATCAGAGATAGATGGTATAACCACTGCTGAACTGTATCGTTTTGAAGGAGATATTTCTTTAAAAGAGATAAAAAAAATTGCAGAGGATGTGCTTGTAGATAGTGTTATACAGGAATATAAGATTAGAAAGTATGGGGATACTGTAAGAAAGGATGCTTTTAATTTTATAGTAGATGTATTTTATAAAAAAGGTGTTACAGATGCTGTAGCAGAAACAGTTGCTGTTGCGGTAAAAGATGCAGGTATCAAAAAAGATTTAAAAATATCTACGGGGAAAAGATATTATATAAAAGGGAGTTTAACAAAAGAGAAGATAGAACTTATGTGTGAGAAGGTACTTGCAAACCGTCTTGTACATGACTATTCAATAGAATTAGTTAATGGGGAAAATTAA
- a CDS encoding phosphate ABC transporter substrate-binding protein, translated as MIKKILIALVVMGLGMAFSAEEIIMAGSTTVLPIAQKAAEVYMSKNPQIKITVRGGGSGVGIASLIDKTCDIANSSRPIKDKEIQTAAGKGVKPKANVIALDGIAIVIHPSNPVSQLSGEQVKDIYTGKINNWSQVGGPNLKIVVVSRDSASGTYEAFNELALKGEKVRPDALMQASNQAVATTVAQTPGAIGYVGMGYITSSVKDIAIDGIIPSKSTILSRKYKYARPLFMYTDGEPKGEVKKFLDFLLSKEGQKLVEEVGFVGLH; from the coding sequence ATGATAAAGAAGATATTAATAGCGTTAGTAGTAATGGGATTAGGGATGGCTTTCTCAGCAGAAGAAATCATAATGGCTGGCTCCACAACAGTTCTACCCATAGCACAGAAAGCAGCAGAGGTCTATATGTCAAAAAATCCTCAAATAAAAATCACAGTAAGAGGTGGTGGTTCAGGAGTGGGTATTGCATCCTTAATAGATAAGACCTGTGATATAGCAAACTCTTCCAGACCTATAAAGGATAAAGAAATACAGACAGCAGCAGGTAAAGGAGTAAAGCCAAAAGCCAATGTGATAGCACTGGATGGAATAGCGATAGTCATCCACCCATCCAATCCTGTAAGTCAACTGTCTGGAGAACAGGTAAAGGATATATATACCGGTAAAATTAACAACTGGTCTCAGGTAGGAGGTCCAAATCTCAAAATCGTTGTGGTTTCCAGAGATAGTGCTTCAGGAACATATGAGGCATTTAATGAACTTGCACTAAAAGGTGAAAAAGTAAGGCCTGATGCATTAATGCAGGCATCCAACCAGGCAGTAGCAACCACAGTAGCACAGACCCCTGGAGCCATTGGCTATGTAGGGATGGGATACATTACATCTTCAGTTAAAGATATTGCTATAGATGGCATAATCCCTTCAAAAAGCACGATACTCTCAAGAAAGTATAAATATGCAAGACCTTTATTCATGTATACAGATGGTGAACCGAAAGGTGAAGTAAAAAAATTTCTTGACTTTTTATTAAGTAAAGAAGGACAGAAACTTGTTGAAGAGGTTGGTTTCGTAGGACTGCATTAA
- a CDS encoding response regulator transcription factor, protein MNEKIAVLEDEKDILELITLHLDKAGYRVCKFSKADDLFKAFEKERFDLLILDLILPDMDGIDVCKQIKTSICPSLPVIMVTAKTEIEDRIIGLEMGADDYITKPFSPKELVARVKAVIRRYKTITSGEDIIKIGTNLIIDLTKHSVYVDGKKIELTFAEFGILKILASKKGWVFPRDKIINLLWEGEKFVIERTVDVHIKNLRDKLGKAGRYIKNVRGIGYKIEE, encoded by the coding sequence ATGAACGAAAAAATTGCAGTCCTTGAAGACGAAAAAGATATCCTGGAACTTATAACACTCCATCTTGATAAGGCGGGCTACAGGGTATGTAAATTTTCAAAGGCAGATGACCTGTTTAAGGCATTTGAAAAAGAGAGGTTTGACCTTTTAATACTGGACCTCATACTGCCTGATATGGATGGGATTGATGTATGCAAACAGATTAAAACATCTATCTGTCCTTCTCTTCCTGTAATTATGGTTACAGCAAAAACAGAGATAGAGGACAGAATAATTGGACTGGAAATGGGAGCGGATGATTATATAACAAAACCATTCTCTCCTAAAGAACTCGTAGCGAGAGTAAAAGCAGTAATAAGGAGATACAAGACGATAACATCTGGTGAAGATATAATAAAGATAGGTACTAACCTTATCATTGATTTAACAAAACATTCTGTTTATGTTGATGGTAAAAAGATAGAACTGACATTTGCAGAGTTCGGTATATTAAAAATACTTGCTTCTAAGAAAGGATGGGTATTCCCGAGAGACAAAATTATCAACCTTTTATGGGAAGGAGAAAAATTTGTGATAGAGCGGACTGTTGATGTCCATATAAAAAATCTCCGTGATAAATTAGGTAAGGCAGGTAGATACATAAAAAATGTAAGGGGAATTGGTTATAAAATAGAAGAATGA
- the purL gene encoding phosphoribosylformylglycinamidine synthase subunit PurL, translating to MSEYAREVKIIDVDDKTLIEVSEKNLLSLNLEEMKIIQKYFKSIGRNPTDCEIETIAQTWSEHCYHKIFRADIEYTEGGNKESKEKITLLKKIKKATDRVKGNFCVSVFEDNAGIIRFTSKYGIAFKVETHNHPSALEPYGGAGTGIGGVIRDILGAGKGAFPILNTDVFCFGNLDVPYSELPEGVLHPRRVFRGVVSGVRDYGNRMGIPTASGAIIFDKGYQNNCLVYCGTLGIIPLDKIKKKVRDGDYIIVVGGKTGRDGIHGATFSSIALDKDISTSVVQIGNPIVEKKMMDVLIKARDENLYNAITDCGAGGLSSAIGEMGKDVGAYVNLEKVPLKYEGLAPWEIWVSESQERMVLAVPEKNVKKLLKLFTEEDVEATVIGQFIETGKLEIFYRGQQVCCLDMKFLHRGLPPRKLKAKFYIDKGKAIRFEKAIKILDWQERILNVLGSYNISSREAVITQYDHEVQAHTIVKPLTGMHQDGPSDAVVLKPLYDSWRGIAVGCGINPFYGMIDPYYMAGCCIEEALRNLVAVGANPESVAILDNFCWGDVNDERNLGALTRCVKGCYDFAVRYKLPFISGKDSLNNFFIDKLSGRKTSIPGTLLISAVGIVPDIRKTVTSAFKKAGNFIYLCGKTYNELGESEYYRIYGIKGGKIPEPHPSTTLPLMRTLHRCVGAGIIVSCHDCSDGGLIITLLEMAMGGNKGGTIYLKNVPSSDKALDVLLFSETQGRFVVEVEERYRDKFEKLMKGFVFSCIGRVEETDEFRIVYKKEEMINLSIKEAKKVWKGGLKW from the coding sequence ATGAGTGAGTATGCCAGAGAAGTAAAAATTATAGATGTAGATGATAAAACTTTAATAGAAGTAAGCGAGAAGAATCTCCTCTCACTAAATCTTGAGGAGATGAAAATTATTCAGAAGTATTTTAAATCTATCGGAAGAAATCCTACGGATTGTGAAATAGAAACAATTGCCCAGACATGGTCAGAGCACTGCTATCATAAAATTTTCAGAGCGGATATTGAATATACAGAGGGTGGTAATAAAGAAAGCAAGGAAAAGATAACGCTTCTAAAAAAAATTAAGAAAGCAACAGACAGGGTCAAAGGAAATTTCTGCGTTTCTGTTTTTGAAGATAATGCGGGGATTATAAGGTTTACCAGTAAATACGGAATTGCTTTTAAGGTAGAAACACATAACCATCCATCTGCACTTGAACCCTATGGTGGCGCTGGAACTGGTATAGGTGGAGTTATAAGAGATATACTGGGAGCAGGTAAAGGTGCCTTCCCTATTTTGAATACTGATGTATTCTGTTTTGGTAATCTGGATGTTCCCTATTCAGAACTTCCTGAAGGTGTTCTCCATCCACGCAGGGTTTTCCGTGGTGTTGTAAGTGGTGTAAGGGATTATGGGAACAGGATGGGTATTCCTACTGCTTCTGGTGCTATTATATTTGATAAGGGGTATCAGAATAACTGTCTTGTTTACTGCGGAACACTCGGTATAATTCCACTTGATAAAATTAAGAAAAAAGTTCGTGATGGTGATTATATTATAGTAGTGGGTGGAAAGACAGGCAGGGATGGTATACATGGAGCAACATTTTCTTCTATCGCACTGGACAAAGATATCTCTACAAGTGTGGTTCAGATAGGTAATCCCATAGTGGAGAAGAAAATGATGGATGTTTTAATTAAAGCGAGGGATGAGAATCTTTATAATGCGATTACTGATTGCGGGGCAGGAGGTCTTTCTTCTGCTATAGGAGAGATGGGTAAGGATGTTGGTGCTTATGTTAATCTTGAGAAAGTTCCATTAAAATATGAAGGACTTGCCCCATGGGAGATATGGGTATCTGAATCACAGGAAAGAATGGTTCTTGCTGTCCCTGAGAAGAATGTTAAAAAATTATTAAAATTATTTACAGAAGAAGATGTAGAAGCAACTGTAATAGGACAGTTTATTGAGACAGGGAAATTAGAGATTTTCTACAGAGGACAGCAGGTATGCTGTCTTGATATGAAGTTTCTTCATAGAGGGCTTCCTCCGAGAAAACTGAAGGCAAAGTTCTATATTGATAAAGGTAAGGCAATCCGTTTTGAAAAAGCGATAAAGATACTTGACTGGCAGGAACGTATTTTGAATGTGCTGGGTAGTTATAATATTTCTTCCCGTGAGGCAGTAATAACGCAGTATGACCATGAAGTTCAGGCGCATACTATTGTAAAACCATTGACTGGGATGCATCAGGATGGACCTTCGGATGCAGTTGTTTTGAAACCACTTTATGATAGCTGGAGAGGTATAGCAGTAGGTTGTGGTATAAATCCATTTTATGGAATGATAGACCCTTACTATATGGCTGGATGTTGTATAGAAGAGGCGTTAAGGAATCTTGTGGCAGTGGGTGCCAATCCTGAAAGTGTAGCAATTCTTGATAACTTTTGTTGGGGTGATGTAAATGATGAAAGAAATTTAGGTGCTCTGACAAGATGTGTAAAAGGTTGTTATGACTTTGCGGTCAGATACAAACTACCATTCATATCCGGTAAAGATAGTTTGAATAACTTTTTTATAGATAAACTCTCAGGTAGAAAAACCTCCATACCGGGAACATTACTTATTTCAGCAGTAGGGATAGTTCCAGATATAAGGAAGACAGTTACTTCCGCTTTTAAGAAAGCAGGTAATTTTATTTATCTTTGTGGAAAGACGTATAATGAGTTAGGGGAATCAGAATATTACAGGATATATGGAATAAAGGGTGGAAAAATTCCTGAACCTCACCCTTCAACAACACTACCTTTGATGAGGACTCTTCATAGATGTGTAGGTGCTGGTATTATAGTTTCCTGTCATGACTGTTCTGATGGTGGTTTGATTATAACCCTTTTAGAAATGGCAATGGGTGGAAATAAAGGGGGAACTATTTATCTTAAAAATGTTCCTTCTTCCGATAAAGCACTTGATGTCCTTCTTTTTTCTGAGACACAGGGCAGGTTTGTAGTAGAGGTAGAAGAAAGATATAGAGATAAGTTTGAAAAACTTATGAAGGGTTTTGTTTTTTCCTGCATTGGAAGAGTGGAAGAAACAGATGAATTCAGAATTGTTTATAAAAAAGAAGAGATGATTAATCTTTCTATAAAAGAAGCAAAAAAGGTCTGGAAGGGTGGTTTGAAATGGTAA
- a CDS encoding amidohydrolase family protein: MKGKIIDIHGHIGRIVPNRKEFIDVTNLIEKMDRWGIDITCILPLSETPEGGYLECTTEDVIIACARYPDRLIPFCLIDPRYLNGPATDFRYLLSEYKSRGCKGIGELLPKMDFDDVRCINLYRQAGEFGFPILFDMNDSEYGYGLRDDYGLPKLENALKSCPETVFIGHGVTFWAEISSNVSKNERLVYPEGYVKGEGAVVRLMRKYKNLWVDISARSGYNALTRDMKFTVNFINEFQDRVLFGTDSCFRSDVNKVYPNVDFIRKLREDGVLKEEVIEKIEWKNSVRLLNLNII, translated from the coding sequence ATGAAAGGGAAAATTATAGATATCCATGGGCATATAGGAAGGATAGTTCCAAATAGAAAAGAGTTTATAGATGTAACAAATCTTATTGAGAAGATGGATAGATGGGGTATAGATATTACCTGTATCCTTCCTTTGAGTGAAACTCCTGAAGGTGGTTATTTAGAATGTACTACAGAGGATGTAATAATAGCATGCGCCAGATATCCTGATAGATTGATACCTTTCTGCTTGATAGATCCCCGTTATCTTAATGGTCCTGCTACAGATTTTCGTTATCTACTTTCAGAATATAAGAGTAGAGGGTGTAAAGGCATTGGGGAATTACTACCGAAGATGGACTTTGATGATGTAAGATGTATAAATCTTTATAGACAGGCAGGAGAGTTTGGTTTTCCGATTCTTTTTGATATGAATGATAGTGAATATGGATATGGGTTAAGGGATGACTACGGATTACCTAAACTTGAGAATGCTCTAAAAAGTTGTCCGGAAACAGTATTTATAGGACATGGTGTTACATTCTGGGCAGAGATATCATCTAATGTCTCAAAAAATGAACGGCTTGTTTATCCAGAAGGATATGTAAAAGGTGAAGGTGCAGTCGTGAGATTGATGAGGAAATATAAAAATTTATGGGTTGATATATCTGCACGTAGTGGTTATAACGCGCTTACCAGAGATATGAAATTTACAGTAAATTTTATTAACGAGTTTCAGGATAGAGTTCTTTTTGGAACTGATTCCTGTTTCAGAAGTGATGTAAATAAAGTATATCCTAATGTAGATTTTATAAGGAAGTTGAGAGAAGATGGAGTTTTAAAAGAAGAGGTTATAGAAAAGATAGAATGGAAAAACAGTGTGAGATTATTGAACTTAAATATAATATGA
- a CDS encoding arsenate reductase ArsC, translating into MKKKVLFVCEFNSARSQMAEAFLKKIAGDRFEVESAGLNPGTINPLAVEVMKEVGIDISGNKTQSVFELYKKGKRYHYVITVCDKGNRCPVFPNTLQTLHWNFDDPAKFEGSYEEKLEQMRKLRDAIKQKIEEWVNTIE; encoded by the coding sequence ATGAAAAAGAAAGTCCTTTTTGTATGTGAATTTAATTCTGCGAGAAGTCAGATGGCAGAAGCGTTCCTTAAAAAAATTGCAGGTGATAGATTTGAAGTGGAAAGCGCAGGGTTAAATCCAGGGACTATTAACCCTCTCGCCGTTGAAGTAATGAAAGAGGTAGGTATTGATATTTCGGGGAATAAAACCCAGAGTGTTTTTGAACTTTATAAAAAAGGAAAAAGGTACCACTATGTTATTACTGTATGTGATAAGGGAAACAGATGTCCTGTATTTCCCAATACCTTACAGACACTCCACTGGAACTTTGATGACCCTGCTAAATTTGAAGGAAGTTATGAAGAGAAATTGGAACAGATGAGGAAGTTACGGGATGCAATAAAACAAAAGATAGAGGAATGGGTAAACACTATAGAATAA
- a CDS encoding ATP-binding protein, with translation MITAIFFLICFGLLCGLIFLFIKIHNLSLINKKLTLQITELTEIKKEIQTKIETVLLSFPIPVMVIDKQGIIKFANTEIQNIIGSPPEGHNYIEFFNQTEFIEAIHNIPEGKTLQTELLYKDQFYAVHFVSLTDNEILITLKDITDSKEILRIKKELISNISHELKTPLTVIKGYLETIYEEIPSYLKGQVEIILNHTERLTGIVRDLLKLSELEEIKIEFQKVNIKEVIEKVISMFEKRIIQKNLSLKVNMDTSITYISGDPYKLEDLIINLLDNAIRYTDSGEITIKTEKTDRNLIIGIKDTGIGIPEKDLPRIFERFYVVDKSRSRETGGTGLGLAIVKHIVILHKGTIEIKSSLGEGTEVIISLPLSCNNT, from the coding sequence ATGATAACTGCTATATTTTTTTTAATTTGTTTTGGACTCTTATGTGGATTAATATTCTTATTCATAAAAATCCATAATCTATCCCTGATTAACAAAAAACTTACTCTCCAGATTACTGAACTTACCGAGATAAAAAAAGAGATTCAGACAAAAATAGAAACAGTCCTGTTATCTTTTCCGATTCCTGTAATGGTAATTGATAAACAGGGTATTATAAAATTTGCAAATACAGAGATACAGAATATTATCGGTAGTCCACCAGAAGGTCATAATTATATTGAATTTTTTAATCAGACAGAGTTTATTGAAGCAATACATAATATACCAGAAGGAAAAACATTACAGACAGAACTCCTCTACAAAGACCAGTTTTATGCTGTACATTTTGTTTCTTTAACAGATAATGAGATACTTATAACATTGAAAGACATCACTGATTCAAAAGAGATATTAAGAATAAAAAAAGAACTGATAAGCAATATCTCTCATGAATTAAAAACACCTCTCACAGTAATAAAGGGGTATCTTGAAACAATCTATGAAGAAATCCCATCATACTTGAAAGGACAGGTTGAAATAATACTAAATCATACGGAACGCCTTACAGGTATTGTAAGAGACCTGCTTAAACTTTCAGAACTTGAAGAAATAAAAATAGAATTCCAGAAGGTTAATATAAAAGAGGTTATTGAAAAAGTTATTAGTATGTTTGAGAAAAGAATAATCCAGAAGAATCTTTCATTAAAAGTTAATATGGATACATCCATTACTTATATCTCAGGAGACCCTTACAAACTGGAAGACCTGATTATCAATCTTCTTGATAATGCTATAAGATATACAGATAGCGGAGAGATAACCATCAAGACAGAAAAAACAGACAGGAATTTAATTATCGGTATAAAAGATACAGGAATAGGCATCCCTGAAAAAGACCTTCCACGGATATTTGAAAGATTTTATGTAGTAGATAAATCACGCTCAAGAGAGACAGGTGGTACAGGTCTGGGACTTGCTATAGTAAAACATATAGTCATCCTACATAAAGGAACAATAGAAATAAAAAGTTCACTCGGTGAAGGGACAGAAGTTATTATCTCTCTTCCATTAAGTTGTAATAATACCTGA
- the pstC gene encoding phosphate ABC transporter permease subunit PstC — protein sequence MGKHYRIKENIYHWIFGVLAFTSLIFLTGITITLFTESFPLFKHYSLHNFFFGKYWYPTYDPPEFGALPLILASLFVTAGAMFVCIPLGIGSALYLTELAGHRQREILKPLIEILASIPSIVYGFFGMVVVAPFIQKIFNLPTGLTALTGSLILGIMATPTVTSLSEDAINFVPKSFREASLALGANRWQTVIKVVLPSASSGIFTAIILGISRAIGETMTVLMVTGGSAIIPKSFLQPVRPITSTIAAEMGETVMGSLHYNALFTLGLLLFLITLIFNIIAEFISKKHRIKLGAGR from the coding sequence ATGGGTAAACACTATAGAATAAAAGAAAATATCTACCACTGGATATTTGGAGTTCTTGCCTTTACTTCTCTTATCTTTCTTACAGGCATTACAATTACACTATTTACTGAATCTTTCCCCTTATTTAAACACTATTCCCTTCATAACTTCTTTTTTGGAAAATACTGGTATCCTACCTATGACCCACCTGAATTCGGTGCATTACCACTAATCCTTGCATCATTATTTGTCACAGCAGGAGCAATGTTTGTATGTATACCTCTCGGTATAGGAAGTGCATTATACCTTACCGAACTGGCAGGTCATAGACAGAGAGAAATACTTAAACCCCTTATAGAAATACTCGCCAGTATCCCTTCTATTGTTTATGGGTTTTTTGGTATGGTGGTGGTTGCTCCTTTTATACAGAAAATCTTTAACCTCCCAACGGGCCTTACAGCACTCACAGGTAGTTTAATACTCGGTATTATGGCAACACCAACAGTAACAAGTTTATCCGAAGATGCAATAAATTTTGTCCCTAAAAGTTTCCGTGAGGCATCACTGGCATTAGGGGCTAACAGATGGCAAACAGTAATAAAAGTAGTACTCCCATCTGCAAGTTCAGGTATCTTTACTGCTATAATTCTCGGTATAAGCAGGGCAATAGGTGAGACAATGACTGTACTTATGGTTACAGGTGGCTCTGCAATTATACCGAAGTCATTCCTTCAGCCAGTACGTCCCATTACATCTACTATTGCAGCAGAAATGGGAGAGACAGTTATGGGCAGTTTACACTATAATGCACTCTTTACACTCGGATTATTACTCTTTCTTATTACCCTGATTTTCAACATCATTGCTGAGTTTATAAGTAAAAAACATAGGATTAAGTTAGGAGCAGGTAGGTGA
- a CDS encoding response regulator: protein MSALKNKKFFTTGDIAELFGVSRISAYKWVKSGKIKAFKIPGGRYRITSKSINEFIKKTGLAEKFPYLIGNTLKILIVDDEELIAKSIKNFLEEKYHNWHITIANDGFEAGRLLMNIIPDIVILDLFLPGINGFQLCRKIKNDEATKHIKIIAITGYPTEENIGKIKECGADTFISKPFEMEKLEKTLKQLL, encoded by the coding sequence ATGAGTGCACTGAAAAATAAAAAGTTCTTTACAACAGGTGATATCGCAGAACTATTCGGCGTAAGTAGAATATCAGCATATAAGTGGGTAAAATCCGGTAAAATAAAAGCATTTAAGATTCCAGGCGGTAGATACAGAATCACTTCAAAATCAATCAATGAATTTATTAAGAAAACTGGATTAGCAGAAAAATTTCCTTATTTAATTGGTAATACCTTAAAGATATTAATAGTTGATGATGAAGAATTAATTGCAAAGTCCATAAAAAACTTTTTAGAAGAGAAATATCATAACTGGCATATTACCATTGCAAACGATGGATTTGAAGCAGGCAGGTTATTAATGAATATTATTCCTGATATTGTTATACTTGACCTTTTCCTGCCGGGTATCAATGGCTTTCAACTCTGTAGAAAGATAAAAAACGATGAAGCCACAAAACACATAAAAATTATTGCTATTACTGGCTATCCTACAGAAGAAAATATTGGTAAAATCAAGGAATGTGGGGCAGATACATTCATTTCAAAACCCTTTGAAATGGAAAAACTGGAAAAGACACTGAAACAACTTTTATGA
- the purQ gene encoding phosphoribosylformylglycinamidine synthase I — protein sequence MVKPRVLILRVGGTNCDRETEWAFALAGGIPERVHINRLKDGSKKLNNYQILVIPGGFSYGDDISAGKVLANEIRHNLREEIKRFIEDKKPVIGICNGFQVLVKSGIFPWEGRQVVSLGWNDSARFEDRWVYLKIEKTVSPFFKDMPPVIKLPVAHAEGKFIPKNKAVLERIEKGRLVIFRYCDADGNPAEYPFNPNGSINNIAGISSPDGLIVGMMPHPERAILKYYYPDWQNKRTKEEAGYGLIFFRNVVKTIG from the coding sequence ATGGTAAAACCGAGGGTTCTGATATTAAGGGTAGGGGGTACAAACTGTGACAGAGAAACCGAATGGGCTTTTGCACTCGCTGGAGGGATTCCTGAAAGGGTTCATATAAATCGTCTAAAAGATGGAAGTAAAAAACTGAATAACTACCAGATTTTAGTAATACCCGGTGGTTTTTCTTATGGAGATGATATATCAGCAGGTAAGGTACTTGCCAATGAGATAAGGCATAATCTGAGAGAAGAGATAAAAAGATTTATTGAAGATAAGAAACCAGTTATAGGGATATGTAATGGTTTTCAGGTTCTCGTAAAATCAGGAATCTTTCCATGGGAGGGGCGGCAGGTTGTTTCTCTCGGATGGAATGATTCTGCTCGGTTTGAAGACAGATGGGTATATTTAAAAATAGAAAAAACAGTGTCTCCATTTTTCAAAGATATGCCACCTGTAATAAAACTTCCTGTTGCTCATGCAGAAGGAAAGTTTATACCCAAAAATAAAGCAGTGCTTGAAAGGATAGAAAAAGGTAGGTTGGTTATTTTCAGGTACTGCGATGCCGATGGTAATCCCGCAGAATATCCTTTTAATCCTAATGGTTCTATAAATAATATTGCAGGTATTTCCTCTCCAGATGGACTTATTGTTGGTATGATGCCACATCCTGAAAGGGCGATATTAAAGTATTACTATCCTGACTGGCAGAATAAAAGGACTAAGGAAGAAGCCGGATATGGACTTATATTTTTCAGAAATGTGGTTAAAACAATAGGTTAG
- a CDS encoding putative porin codes for MIRTMKIIITLLIIAGVSFSFASEVDRLVEKLVEKGILTEGEAYKILAEAEEEARAQEALARKDSDKISKWIKETKFKGDIRLRYENIERDNQDGSYIADRDRTRIRFRWGFDTKVNDRLEAGLRLATGDSADPTSANQTLTEAFSDKSIWLDRAYLKYTFASVPTLSLTGGKIANPFISTNLVWSGDLNPEGIVLQKTFPIKNNEGKDIGEFFVTGGYFPVWENKDSITDPYMLGTQLGYRGKIGERSFKAAVVYYDYDDIANQEAAKVSPSCNNKGNTLYTSGGKKYYKYDYDIWGAYIDFTPVEFTLKEEKLPLTLYGEYVRNIGSSDIDGDTGFIYGFKLGNAKKQKTWEFSYDYRRLEADAVLEFMPDGSFSEGGTDAKGHTFGFKYATTDSSTLGITYMISEGLGTNKKRDVNTLQVDYAVSF; via the coding sequence ATGATAAGGACTATGAAGATTATAATAACTCTGCTGATAATAGCAGGGGTATCTTTTTCCTTTGCTTCTGAGGTAGACCGTCTGGTAGAAAAGTTAGTTGAAAAAGGTATTTTAACTGAAGGTGAGGCATACAAAATACTGGCAGAAGCAGAGGAAGAAGCGAGGGCACAGGAAGCATTAGCGAGAAAGGATTCAGATAAAATCTCCAAATGGATAAAAGAGACAAAATTTAAGGGAGATATCCGTCTGAGATATGAAAATATTGAAAGAGACAATCAGGATGGTTCTTATATTGCAGACAGAGATAGAACAAGAATAAGATTCAGATGGGGATTTGACACAAAGGTTAATGACCGACTGGAGGCGGGCTTGAGATTAGCAACAGGAGATAGCGCTGACCCAACGAGTGCAAACCAGACACTTACTGAAGCGTTCAGTGATAAAAGTATCTGGCTTGATAGGGCATATCTGAAATATACTTTTGCCTCTGTACCAACACTATCCTTAACCGGTGGTAAGATAGCAAACCCATTTATTTCAACAAACCTCGTCTGGTCAGGAGACCTCAATCCTGAAGGTATTGTACTCCAGAAAACTTTCCCTATTAAAAATAATGAAGGCAAAGACATCGGAGAGTTTTTTGTAACAGGTGGATATTTTCCTGTGTGGGAGAACAAGGACTCCATTACAGACCCTTATATGCTTGGAACACAACTGGGATACAGAGGAAAAATTGGAGAAAGAAGTTTCAAAGCAGCCGTTGTATATTATGACTATGATGATATTGCTAATCAGGAAGCGGCTAAAGTATCTCCGAGTTGTAATAACAAAGGTAATACATTATATACAAGTGGGGGCAAAAAATACTATAAATATGATTATGACATCTGGGGTGCATATATTGACTTTACTCCTGTTGAGTTCACATTAAAAGAAGAAAAACTCCCTCTTACCTTATATGGTGAATATGTGAGAAATATCGGTTCTTCAGATATTGATGGAGATACTGGCTTTATCTATGGGTTTAAGCTCGGCAATGCTAAAAAACAAAAAACATGGGAATTCTCTTATGACTACAGACGTCTTGAGGCAGATGCTGTATTGGAGTTTATGCCTGATGGCTCATTCTCTGAAGGTGGAACTGATGCAAAAGGACATACCTTTGGTTTCAAATATGCAACAACTGATAGTTCAACACTCGGAATAACATATATGATATCTGAGGGACTGGGGACAAACAAGAAAAGAGATGTAAATACACTGCAGGTTGACTATGCAGTGTCATTTTAA